The DNA sequence ATCAGGCATGGTATAGGACACCGCCACCAGCGCCCCGCTCTCCCCCACCGGACGGTAGCTGGTAACTGACCACTGCACCGGGTGCAGCTGTGCCACCTCCCTTTGCAGTTCCTCCAGAGATAGCGGGCTGTTTCCTTCTTCCAGGCCGTACAGACAGCTGCTAATGTTTTTTAAGTCATTCAATACCAGACCATCTATAAGCATATCCAGCGCATTATTAATGCCATTGATGTTATTTCCGTGGTCCTCCGGCGTCCGTACCGGATTACTGCTTTGCCCCGCCACCGGGTCTACCACCAGTATGTCCCCTGCGGCAGCACCTTTATCCTGCTTTTCCTTACCGGTTTGTTTGGTTTGTTCGGTCTGTTCGCCTTGTTCGGCTTGCCCCCCCACCAGGCCGCACCCTGTGCAGGCCAAAGTCAGCAACAAAACCAAAAGGAAAAACTTTATCCGCACCTTAATTTGCTCCTTTCGCCCTCCCGCTTTACCTAAAACCAACAAAAGCCCGCGGCGGCGCCCCAGGCTTTTGGCTTAATACAGTTAACCTGCCACCTGCACTTCATTCATTTTATCGCCAACATCCAAATTATCCACCACATCCATACCTTCCGTGACCGTGCCAAAAACAGCGTATTGCCCATTCAGCCAGTCAGCGTCGGTCTTCAGGATATAAAACTGGGAGCCGGCGGAATCGGGATGAGCGGCTCGGGCCATGGCCACCGCGCCCCGTACATTTTTCAAATCGGGGTGTGTCTCCAGCTTAATGGTCCAACCTGGGCCGCCGGTACCGTTGCCTTTAGGGTCGCCACCCTGTACCACCCAGTGTTCGACCCGGTGGAAGGTCAGCCCATTATAAAATCCATCGCTGGTTAATTTTAAAAAGTTTTCCACCGTAACAGGCATTTTTTCCGGGTACAGTTCCATTACAATTTGTCCCTTATCGGTTTTGATAATTACTTGCTGCGTTGCCAAATTATCACTCCTCATAATTTTATCCAATGCTTATTATATACCAATGCCAGCACTTTTTATATCCATATTATGCGGTGTTTTATCGCCTTTTTTGGGTGGCCGGGGACCGAAGTATTGATAGTAGTCCACCTTAATATTGCCGTTGTACAGCTTTCTTTTTTTCGTGGCCGGCCTGCCAAACAATTTTTCAAAACGCGGGTGGGCAGCCAGAATATAAAAGGACCAGGTATCCAGCCGGGCAAATACCCTACCCATCTCCCTGTACAGCTTTTCCACTTCACGCAGTTCCCCCAGCCGTTCTCCATAGGGTGGGTTACAGATAATTTTGCCGTATTTTTTGCTGGACCGCACCTCGGCAACCGGCAGGCGCTGGAAATGAATGCACCCGTCCACTCCGGCCTCACTGGCGTTTTGCCGGGCCAGCTTTAATACCTCACCGTCAATATCTGTGCCAATGATACTCAAGGGGCGACTATAATGGGCCAAATCATGGGTCTCCCTTCTGGCCTGTCGCCACAGTTCCCTGGGTATGGTGGGCCATTGTTCGGAAACAAACCCGCGATTCATCCCCGGAGCAATATTTTGGCCGATCAGGGCCGCCTCAATGGGAATGGTACCGGAACCGCACAGGGGATCCATTAATACACTATCCGGGTGCCAGCGCGATAATATTACCAGGGCCGCGGCCAGCGTTTCTTTGAGGGGCGCCTGGCTGGTCAGTTCCCTGTATCCCCTTTTATGCAGACCGGCACCGCTGGTATCTATGGTCAAGGTGGCCACATCTTTCAACAGGGCCACTTCAATCTTATACAGCGGCCCCTGCTCCGGGAACCATTGTCGTTTATACTTTTTCTTCATACTTTCCACCACTGCCTTTTTGACAATGGCCTGGCAGTCGGAAACACTGAACAATGTGGATTTTACAGATTTGCCTTCCACGGGAAACTCGGCTTCTTCCGGTATAAGCTCCGGCCAGGGCAGCGCTTTGGTTTGTTCAAAAAGCTCCTCAAAGGTGGTGGCTTTAAACTCCCCCACTTTCAAACGCACCCTGTCCGCCGTGCGCAACCACAGGTTGGCCCGGCAAATAGCGCTAAGATCGGCAGCAAAGGTAACTTTGCCGTTATCCACCGTCACACCGGTATAGCCCAAATTTTTAACTTCCTGTGCCACCAGGGATTCCAATCCAAAGGTCGCTGTGGCAATCAGTTCAACATCTGCCATCAAAACCACCTTTTATGTATGAATTTAATGTGAATAATTTATTATTCCCCCCCATTGTCGTATTACCTGCATAAAACATACTTTTTGGTGTCGATTTTTGTTGTAACTTATCTGTTTAAGTAGTAAAATAATGATAACCATTTATGCCATTTTTTTATTTGCCCGGATAACCCGGGCTTTATTCTTTATATTCCATTATGACATTCACCTTCATCCCACCATGTTTACTAGCACATATTGTGCATACCGGAAATTAATTTTTCCATTCCGCATACGGCTTTCGAGGGACTTTGATTATCTGCCCCACACGAAGGGGGGTTTTGGTCGTTAAATCGTTTAACTCGGCCAACTCTGCGGTATAACCGATGGTGCCGTAATACTTAACCGAAATGCTACTCAGGGTGTCCTGGTATTTCACAACGTGGAAGATAAAATCCAATCTTTCAATCTCATCCTGCTTTTCAGCCAACTGACTTTGCAGCGAAGCCTTTTCTTCTTTGAGGATGCCGTTTTCTATTTGCAAGTCGGCAATGCTCGCATTTAATCGATCTAAATGACCATGATAATAAAAACTGGCCAGTCCACAGCCCAGCAGAATCAAAAAAAGTCCCAGTGCAATATTGGTTATGGCAAATCTCCGATTTAAGCCGGCCTTACGGTTGTTTTGCCTCTCTATCTCCCTGATGGTTTTTCCTTCATAATCAGCAAGTTTCATGATTTTCCTCCGAAGGTATAAAGGTGAAAAAAAGATTATGGTTATACTTTAACATGATTTTACACCACTTTTTCTTGGTTTTCATAATTTTTTACTATACTTTCGAAGTTGAAAAAAACATATTTATAGAGTCTACAAATAAAACCTGGCTTGCTTTATAATTTATTGGCCACCAGTGATGAAATAATCGATGGCAAAATAATTTAGAACCTCTTCATCTATTTCAACCCCTAAACCATGCCCCCTGGGCACTAGTATGAGGCCATGCCGGGCTGTAATTTCAGGCCAAATGACATCTTTGGGAAAATAGCGCCGGGATGGAGATAAGTCTCCGGGAATATAGTTATCCTTCAGGCTGGCCAAATGGACATGCAGTATTTTGGAAATACCGCTTTCCACCATGCTTCCTATCCAATAAAGGATATTATGCTGGCGGCATAAATCTATCATTTGTTTCGCATAATACATGCCGCCCACACGGCCAACTTTAATATTGACACACTGACAGGCATTCAACTTAATGGCGGTTCTCAAATC is a window from the Desulfallas thermosapovorans DSM 6562 genome containing:
- a CDS encoding peptidylprolyl isomerase codes for the protein MATQQVIIKTDKGQIVMELYPEKMPVTVENFLKLTSDGFYNGLTFHRVEHWVVQGGDPKGNGTGGPGWTIKLETHPDLKNVRGAVAMARAAHPDSAGSQFYILKTDADWLNGQYAVFGTVTEGMDVVDNLDVGDKMNEVQVAG
- a CDS encoding THUMP domain-containing class I SAM-dependent RNA methyltransferase; this encodes MADVELIATATFGLESLVAQEVKNLGYTGVTVDNGKVTFAADLSAICRANLWLRTADRVRLKVGEFKATTFEELFEQTKALPWPELIPEEAEFPVEGKSVKSTLFSVSDCQAIVKKAVVESMKKKYKRQWFPEQGPLYKIEVALLKDVATLTIDTSGAGLHKRGYRELTSQAPLKETLAAALVILSRWHPDSVLMDPLCGSGTIPIEAALIGQNIAPGMNRGFVSEQWPTIPRELWRQARRETHDLAHYSRPLSIIGTDIDGEVLKLARQNASEAGVDGCIHFQRLPVAEVRSSKKYGKIICNPPYGERLGELREVEKLYREMGRVFARLDTWSFYILAAHPRFEKLFGRPATKKRKLYNGNIKVDYYQYFGPRPPKKGDKTPHNMDIKSAGIGI
- a CDS encoding LysM peptidoglycan-binding domain-containing protein; amino-acid sequence: MKLADYEGKTIREIERQNNRKAGLNRRFAITNIALGLFLILLGCGLASFYYHGHLDRLNASIADLQIENGILKEEKASLQSQLAEKQDEIERLDFIFHVVKYQDTLSSISVKYYGTIGYTAELAELNDLTTKTPLRVGQIIKVPRKPYAEWKN